One window of Cetobacterium somerae genomic DNA carries:
- a CDS encoding nucleotidyltransferase family protein has protein sequence MLTKMEILNLLKENKIKIEALGATKIGLFGSYAKDLATDNSDVDILIELAPDGDIYGNYCNIKYFLEDLFQKKIDLLTTSHFRKNYKTEIAKKHSELIQKEIMESIIYV, from the coding sequence ATGTTAACTAAAATGGAAATTTTAAATCTATTAAAAGAAAATAAAATAAAAATAGAAGCCCTAGGTGCAACAAAGATAGGTCTTTTTGGAAGTTATGCAAAAGATTTAGCAACTGATAATAGTGATGTAGATATACTAATTGAGTTAGCTCCAGATGGAGATATTTATGGTAATTATTGTAATATAAAATATTTTTTAGAAGATTTATTCCAAAAGAAAATAGATCTCCTTACAACTAGCCACTTTAGAAAAAATTATAAAACTGAAATTGCTAAAAAGCATAGTGAATTGATTCAAAAAGAAATAATGGAGAGCATTATCTATGTATAA
- a CDS encoding HepT-like ribonuclease domain-containing protein yields the protein MYKKREIENYLIDIKEKIAKIKSKSKDKKLQDFLEDEDLEIIVEHSLMIIGEAISKIPQETLLKYYDNSSYWRQIKDMRNLLIHQYWGVSIDMVFYVATKKIDELEIYIDKIIIGENIQ from the coding sequence ATGTATAAAAAAAGAGAGATTGAAAACTATCTAATAGATATAAAAGAAAAAATAGCTAAAATTAAATCTAAAAGTAAGGATAAAAAACTACAAGATTTTCTTGAAGATGAAGACTTAGAAATTATTGTTGAGCATAGTTTAATGATTATAGGTGAAGCGATTTCTAAAATTCCGCAAGAAACTTTATTAAAGTATTATGATAACAGTAGCTATTGGAGACAAATTAAAGATATGAGGAATCTTTTAATTCACCAATACTGGGGAGTTAGTATAGATATGGTTTTTTATGTTGCCACTAAAAAAATTGACGAATTAGAAATCTACATTGATAAGATTATTATTGGAGAAAATATACAATAA